The Molothrus aeneus isolate 106 chromosome 15, BPBGC_Maene_1.0, whole genome shotgun sequence genome includes a region encoding these proteins:
- the MAPK9 gene encoding mitogen-activated protein kinase 9 isoform X1, with protein sequence MTDSKCDSQFYSVQVADSTFTVLKRYQQLKPIGSGAQGIVCAAFDTVLGINVAVKKLSRPFQNQTHAKRAYRELVLLKCVNHKNIISLLNVFTPQKSLEEFQDVYLVMELMDANLCQVIHMELDHERMSYLLYQMLCGIKHLHSAGIIHRDLKPSNIVVKSDCTLKILDFGLARTACTNFMMTPYVVTRYYRAPEVILGMGYKENVDIWSVGCIMGELVKGCVIFQGTDHIDQWNKVIEQLGTPSADFMKKLQPTVRNYVENRPKYPGIKFEELFPDWIFPSESDRDKLKTSQARDLLSKMLVVDPDKRISVDEALRHPYITVWYDPAEAEAPPPQIYDAQLEEREHAIEEWKELIYKEVMDWEERSKNGVVKDQPSDAAVNSNTSPSQSSSINDISSMSTEQTLASDTDSSLDALTGPLEGCR encoded by the exons TGCTGCATTTGATACAGTGCTTGGAATCAATGTTGCTGTGAAGAAGCTGAGTCGTCCTTTTCAGAACCAAACCCACGCCAAGAGGGCCTACAGAGAGCTCGTTCTTTTAAAGTGCGTCAATCACAAAAAT atTATTAGTTTATTAAATGTATTTACACCACAGAAGTCACTAGAAGAATTTCAGGATGT atATTTGGTTATGGAGCTGATGGATGCAAATTTGTGCCAGGTTATTCATATGGAATTGGATCATGAAAGAATGTCTTATCTTCTTTACCAAATGTTATGTGGGATCAAGCATCTCCACTCAGCTGGTATCATCCACAGA GATTTGAAACCCAGCAACATAGTAGTAAAATCAGATTGCACACTAAAAATCCTTGATTTTGGACTGGCAAGAACAGCATGTACTAACTTCATGATGACTCCATATGTGGTAACTCGATATTACAGAGCACCAGAGGTTATCCTGGGAATGGGCTACAAAGAGAATG ttgatATCTGGTCAGTTGGGTGCATCATGGGAGAATTGGTGAAAGGTTGTGTGATATTCCAAGGCACTGATC ATATTGATCAATGGAATAAAGTTATTGAACAATTAGGAACACCATCAGCAGACTTCATGAAGAAACTGCAGCCTACAGTGAGGAATTATGTAGAAAACAGGCCAAAATATCCTGGTATTAAGTTTGAAGAGCTCTTCCCAGACTGGATATTTCCATCAGAATCTGATCGGGACAAGTTAAAAA CCAGCCAAGCTAGAGATTTATTGTCAAAAATGCTTGTAGTAGATCCAGACAAGAGAATTTCTGTAGATGAAGCCTTACGTCATCCTTATATTACTGTCTGGTATGATCCAGCTGAAGCAGAAGCT cCTCCACCTCAAATCTATGATGCACAATTGGAAGAAAGAGAACATGCAATTGAAGAATGGAAAG AATTAATATACAAAGAAGTTATGGATTGGGAAGAAAGGAGCAAGAATGGTGTGGTAAAAGATCAGCCCTCAG ATGCAGCAGTGAATAGCAACACCAGTCCTTCCCAGTCATCATCTATCAATGACATTTCATCCATGTCAACAGAGCAAACATTGGCCTCAGACACAGACAGCAGCCTGGATGCCTTGACAGGACCCCTGGAAGGATGTCGATGA
- the MAPK9 gene encoding mitogen-activated protein kinase 9 isoform X2 produces MTDSKCDSQFYSVQVADSTFTVLKRYQQLKPIGSGAQGIVCAAFDTVLGINVAVKKLSRPFQNQTHAKRAYRELVLLKCVNHKNIISLLNVFTPQKSLEEFQDVYLVMELMDANLCQVIHMELDHERMSYLLYQMLCGIKHLHSAGIIHRDLKPSNIVVKSDCTLKILDFGLARTACTNFMMTPYVVTRYYRAPEVILGMGYKENVDIWSVGCIMAEMVLHKVLFPGRDYIDQWNKVIEQLGTPSADFMKKLQPTVRNYVENRPKYPGIKFEELFPDWIFPSESDRDKLKTSQARDLLSKMLVVDPDKRISVDEALRHPYITVWYDPAEAEAPPPQIYDAQLEEREHAIEEWKELIYKEVMDWEERSKNGVVKDQPSDAAVNSNTSPSQSSSINDISSMSTEQTLASDTDSSLDALTGPLEGCR; encoded by the exons TGCTGCATTTGATACAGTGCTTGGAATCAATGTTGCTGTGAAGAAGCTGAGTCGTCCTTTTCAGAACCAAACCCACGCCAAGAGGGCCTACAGAGAGCTCGTTCTTTTAAAGTGCGTCAATCACAAAAAT atTATTAGTTTATTAAATGTATTTACACCACAGAAGTCACTAGAAGAATTTCAGGATGT atATTTGGTTATGGAGCTGATGGATGCAAATTTGTGCCAGGTTATTCATATGGAATTGGATCATGAAAGAATGTCTTATCTTCTTTACCAAATGTTATGTGGGATCAAGCATCTCCACTCAGCTGGTATCATCCACAGA GATTTGAAACCCAGCAACATAGTAGTAAAATCAGATTGCACACTAAAAATCCTTGATTTTGGACTGGCAAGAACAGCATGTACTAACTTCATGATGACTCCATATGTGGTAACTCGATATTACAGAGCACCAGAGGTTATCCTGGGAATGGGCTACAAAGAGAATG TGGATATCTGGTCTGTTGGGTGCATTATGGCAGAAATGGTCCTCCATAAAGTCCTGTTCCCAGGAAGAGATT ATATTGATCAATGGAATAAAGTTATTGAACAATTAGGAACACCATCAGCAGACTTCATGAAGAAACTGCAGCCTACAGTGAGGAATTATGTAGAAAACAGGCCAAAATATCCTGGTATTAAGTTTGAAGAGCTCTTCCCAGACTGGATATTTCCATCAGAATCTGATCGGGACAAGTTAAAAA CCAGCCAAGCTAGAGATTTATTGTCAAAAATGCTTGTAGTAGATCCAGACAAGAGAATTTCTGTAGATGAAGCCTTACGTCATCCTTATATTACTGTCTGGTATGATCCAGCTGAAGCAGAAGCT cCTCCACCTCAAATCTATGATGCACAATTGGAAGAAAGAGAACATGCAATTGAAGAATGGAAAG AATTAATATACAAAGAAGTTATGGATTGGGAAGAAAGGAGCAAGAATGGTGTGGTAAAAGATCAGCCCTCAG ATGCAGCAGTGAATAGCAACACCAGTCCTTCCCAGTCATCATCTATCAATGACATTTCATCCATGTCAACAGAGCAAACATTGGCCTCAGACACAGACAGCAGCCTGGATGCCTTGACAGGACCCCTGGAAGGATGTCGATGA